The following is a genomic window from Streptomyces lincolnensis.
TCATGTGCAGGGAACCGGTGACACGCGCGCCGGCCAGGGGCTGCGCCTCGGCGTATTCCTTGCGGATCGCCATCAGGCCGGGCATCTCGTGCTCGGCGAGGGTGATCTCCTTGCGGCCGAACTCGGCCAGGGAGAGGTCGGCGACCTTGAAGTCGTGTCGGTTCTCGACAGTCGTCATGTGCGAGCTGCTCCTCGGGGTTGGGGCGAGGTGGGTACGGCTGGTCTGCGCGGCGGCGGACACAGGGGTGCCCGAAGGAGGACACAGGCATGCCCACGTGCGCGCAGCGCAGTCCGTCGGAGGCCCTCTCTCCCTCGGTCGGTCCGCGGTGGGACCGCCCGACCGCCATCAGCAGCGACGTCTGGCTCCCACCCAAGCTACACCGGTGGGCCCGGACGTCCCCAGTCCCCCTTCGAACTCATCACGCCATCACGGTTTGTGGTGCGGAGTCGAACCGGGGGGCGGGGTGGAGGGTTTCGGGGGCGAGAACAAGTCATCGGTGGAGGGCGAAAGAGGGACGGAGCAGGAGCGATCAGACCAGCACGAGCAGGGGCTTTTGGGTCTGTGGGGCTGCGGGTAGGTGCGGCAGGATGCGAGGCGATCGGAACATCTGATCGATCTTGCGGGACGTCCGGGACGGCGTTCCGCGTGACAAAGGCGTTAGGAGATCGACGTGACCAATCCGGCCGGCCCTCCCCCCACGGGCGGCGATGGCGAGCCCAGGCGGCTGAAGCTGCTCGCGGTGACGGCGTGCCCGACGGGTATCGCGCACACGTACATGGCGGCGGAGAAGCTCGCGCAGGCCGCCGAGAGCCGCGGTATCGAGATGAAGGTGGAGACGCAGGGCTCCATCGGGGCTGAAAACGTACTCACCGACAACGATGTCAGCACGGCTGACGGCATCATCGTCGCCGCGGACAAGGATGTGGATCTGACTCGTTTCGTGGGCAAGCGCGTGCTCACGGTCGGCGTCGCCGAGGGGATCCGTCATCCCGAGCGGCTGATCGAGCGGGTGCGGTCGGCGCCCGTGCACGCGGCGGGCTCCGACAGACCTCCGGTCGAGGGCGGCAAGGAGCGCAGCGTCGGGTACAAGGCGCTGATGAACGGGGTCAGTTACATGATCCCGTTCGTGGTGGTCGGAGGGTTGCTGATCGCGATCTCGCTCTCGCTGGGCGGTCACACCGATCCCTCCGGCGGTCTGGTCATCCCGAAGGACTCCTTCTGGATGGACGTGAACAACATCGGTGTCATCGGCTTCACGCTGATGGTGCCGATCCTGTCGGGTTACATCGCCTATGCCGTCGGGGACCGCCCCGCCCTCGTGCCCGGCATGATCGGCGGGTGGATCGCCAACACCGGGTCGCTGTACGACTCGAAGGCGGGCGCCGGGTTCATCGGGGCGATCGTGACCGGGTTCCTGGCCGGGTATCTGGTGCTGTGGATCAAGAAGGTCAAGGTCCCGAGGTTCGTCCAGCCGATCATGCCGATCATCGTGATCCCGATCGTGGCGACCACGGCACTCGGGCTGTTCTTCATCTACGTCATCGGGAAGCCGATCTCCTGGGTGTTCGAGCATCTGACCAGCTGGCTCAGCGGGATGACGGGGACGAGTGCGATCCTGCTCGGCGCGATTCTGGGGCTCATGATCGCGTTCGACATGGGCGGGCCGGTCAACAAGACGGCGTTCCTGTTCGGCACGGGGCTGATCGCGACCGGCAACCAGACGGTGATGGGCATGTGCGCGGCCGCGATCCCGGTCATGCCGTTGGGGCAGGGTCTGGCGACG
Proteins encoded in this region:
- a CDS encoding fructose-specific PTS transporter subunit EIIC gives rise to the protein MTNPAGPPPTGGDGEPRRLKLLAVTACPTGIAHTYMAAEKLAQAAESRGIEMKVETQGSIGAENVLTDNDVSTADGIIVAADKDVDLTRFVGKRVLTVGVAEGIRHPERLIERVRSAPVHAAGSDRPPVEGGKERSVGYKALMNGVSYMIPFVVVGGLLIAISLSLGGHTDPSGGLVIPKDSFWMDVNNIGVIGFTLMVPILSGYIAYAVGDRPALVPGMIGGWIANTGSLYDSKAGAGFIGAIVTGFLAGYLVLWIKKVKVPRFVQPIMPIIVIPIVATTALGLFFIYVIGKPISWVFEHLTSWLSGMTGTSAILLGAILGLMIAFDMGGPVNKTAFLFGTGLIATGNQTVMGMCAAAIPVMPLGQGLATLIRRRLYTEQERETGLAALFMGCFGISEGAIPFAAARPAQVIPANMLGGAVAGAIAGVAGVEDAVPHGGPIVAVLGAVSGVPMFFVAVVVGSVATALTTVALVDIGERRRRGGGAPVAGVGAGGPESKPEPEPAPVGVGGRGAPGADTAVARQAVVVSSPGAGVEPVEAGGSGEGVLSGYLTEETVKVRLDARDKEGAIREMAELLARAGEVTDVEELVATALRREAQGTTGLGEEIAIPHAKTDAVTAPVVGFARSAEGVEWGSLDGTKARLVFMIAVPEAAAGDEHLRILALLSRKLMDPGFRERLTAAPDAGAVLGVLREIR